The Halococcus salsus genome contains the following window.
ATGTGGGAGTACACTGAGGAAGCGAAAGCCGACGGCTGGTGTATTTCCTGCGCGCCTGAGTGCTACGTCGGCGGCGTCCACGCGGCCGCTTTGGAAAGGGAGGGGAGCCGATGAGCGCCTTCGCCTGTCGGCAGGCAACGCGGGGGACACCGGTCGGCCACGAGGACTCACTCCGATGCGTTCGTGCGAAGTGTGAGGCCGCGCTGACGGAGGGCAGTGAGGTCGCGGCGCTCGTCTATCGGCAGGGCGACGAATGTGCGTTCACCGTTGGTTCGCTGTTCTGTCGTGCCTGTCGCGTCGGGGAGGTTCGCAGCCCTACGCAGGGATCTGAGGAGTACGTCGTCTATGCACGGCTTGGTACGGTCGCTGACGTTGCCGAACAGCGTCACTGGCTAGTGATCGTCGACCCCGAGATCGTGGCCTCGTCGCTGGCTACGGATGGTTCGGGCGTTGCTAAGGAGGTTCGGTGAGATGGCTCATACTCACTCTCCATCGGCGACTACGGACGACGGCGAGCAGTCTGCCGAGCATACAGACGCAGAGTACGTTCACGAGCTGCCCGATGCCGAGCGTGAACGCCGGATGTCTCCGTGGGGCTACGACAGTTGGGACGACGTCGATCCTGAGGCGGTGGAGTGCAAGCGCTATCCTGGCAGCACTGAAGGAAGCCTCGCGTGCCACGCCTACGACTGTCCCGACGAGGAACTGGTCGAATTACTCGGCCAGCCCGTTGACTTCGAACCCGGTCATCCCGACGACTTCTGTGAGCAGTATGAGTGCGTTGGCTGCGGTCGCACCGGGAAGATGGTCATCGAGCATTATCCCGTGGTGAACGAGTATTCGACCGTCCAACAGTTCGACACCCGAACCCGGTACACCGGAGTGCTTCGAGAATAGCGTCGACAGAGCGCACCACCTAACATTTGGGTGCATGACTCGTTTCCCGTTTTCAAATCTCCTCAGCTGGAGAGAAGCCGATTAGAAAATAGAGAATCCTATCCGAGAGTTACTTCTTGTGAGTTGGCTATCTCCGCTTGTACGAGGTCTTTGAGTTCCGCTTCTGTGAGTGATTCCACTGGTTCCTGAGAACCGGTTTCAGTGTAAAGAACACTGGCTGAGATATCCCGGTCAGGGAAGCTTTGTCTAACGACATGATAGTAGACGCTGATCTGTTTGCGGTATTCGGAGTGAGCGTGCTGACCACGATCAGTTTTATAATCGATGATTGTCACCTCATCTGGTGTCACACACAGCAAATCGATTACTCCGGAAATCGTCACCTGCTCGCCACCGATAGTGAGTGGAAGGTAGGCTGATTTCTCGGCGTGAAGCTCTCCATTGAGTGAGTCGATGAGCCGCTGCACGTTCTGTTCGTCCTCTTCAGTGTCGCCTGTGGCCGGCGCATCCACTTCGCCCAGTATATATTGTTCTGCGAACTCGTGGACTCGCTGTCCGAATGCTGTTCCTTCTCCATTGGTGACGCCCTCGAAGACGCTATCGTCGATGAGGGAGTGTGGGGATTGGCTGATTGGTCCAGTCTGTTTTGGAACCGTAATCTGGAGGTGGCTCTGTACGGTGTTGTCGGCTTCCGCCGATTGCACATCCGGCTCGATTCGAGCTGGTTTGAGCGGAAGGTTCTCGAAGAACGGGCTTGGTGCCGTCTCCGCCGAAAAGAGCAGGTGGTCTTTCGCTCGCGTCATCGCGACGTAGAGCAAGCGACGTTCCTCGTCGTATTCGCGGGGTAGACACGAAGACCGGACATCATGTCGCCAGCTATGATAGACGTGCGGCAGTCCATGAGCAGTTGAGTACTCCTTCGTCTGCCGGAGTCCTACGATGTCGTTGTATCGAATAGCGTCGCCACCACCGCCCATCGATGGGAAGTTGTACTGGTTGAGGTTCGCAAGGATGACGATCGGGTGCTCGAGACCCTTCGCTGCGTGGATCGTCTGCACGGTGACCGCATCCGCACTCGGGCAGTCATCGACCTCGTGAGTGCTCTCTGCTTCGAGACTTCGTTCGATGAACTGGATCACTTCCCCGCGATTCAGATGGGTGCTCGAAAACACCTCTTCGAGCGTGGTCATCAGGGTGTCTGCGTAGGCGTCATCATAGCCATATCTCTCGAAGACTCGATGAGCAATCCCACCGATGGTTTCGATACTCGCTAATTCATCGCGGAAGCGCTTCATGTTCGAGGGATAGACGCTCCGTTCAAGGATCTGGTCCGCCTCCTCGATCGTGTAGCCTGCTCGCTCGAGCACGACTGCCCAACCACGGTCAGCATCGTTTTCGAGGATCCGAAGCCACGCTAACAGGAGTAGGGCCTGGTCAGTTTCGAACAGTTCAACGCCACCCTCGTAGGCCATCGGGAACCCATACTGACTGGCGCGTTTCTGGAACTCTCGGCCGAACCGTCGGGTCCGGGTAAGAACGGCGATATCGTCGTACTCGGGTGGACGAAAGCCACCCTCGGCTTCGCCGTCCGCGATCCTATACTCGGTGTTGCCGACGATCGTCTGTATTCGGTCAAGAAGCGCCTCGTGTTCGTCGTCGCCGGTTATCGCTTCGATTCGGGAGTGGGAAGCCTCCGAATTCGCTTCGAGCGAGACGATCCTCTCTTGGATAGCTTCGGTATCGAGTTCCTCGCTCTGTGTTGCCGGCAGTGTCAGACTACACTCCGAGAAATCCAGTATCTCTTGGGTCGACCGATAGTTCTCGACGAGCTCGATCTCGGTTACGTCATCGATAGGGTACTCAATGCGTACCGAGTCATCGTTGAGTTCGTCTCTGTACTGCTGAAGACGCTCCTCGAAGTGACGGATGTTGTCGACGGAGGCATACTGGAAGCTGTAGATGCTCTGCTTCCAGTCGCCCACCACACAGATGTTGTCGGTCCCGGCGAGCAGGAGGGCGAGTTTGAACTGGATCTCGCTGGTGTCCTGGAACTCGTCGATCATCGTATACTCGAAGGCAAACTCCTCGCGAACTCCATGATCCTCACAGAGCAATGCGAACGCGAATAGCAGGAGGAAGCTGAAGTTGAGGTAATTCCGACTGAGAGCGAACTCGATATACTCGAAATAGAGGTCGTGGACGAACCCCTTCAGCTCCGAGCGCTCCTCCTCAAAGACACGGTCGGCCCAATCGGTATCGATCTGCTTCGTTCCACCCTCACCGCGAAGCTCCGTTTCCGAGGGTGCATCCGGGAGATAGCATTTGTTGTCGCCGTAGCCTCCAAGACTACTCCGGAGGTCAGACTGTGTTGGCCCAGATTTACCTTCGTTCGGGGCATTAGCATCTATGAAGCACTCTTTGAACTCTTCGAAGTCACCGTCGAGATAGCGCTCGCCATGACGGAACCATCCCTCGCGAGTCGGAAAGACGCCCTTTGCGGCGAGCTGTTTGATCAGACCGAGGAGCGAGGAATCGTCCGAGAGAACCCGGAAGTAATCCTCGTACTCCGGGTGTTCACGAATGAAGCGATTCGTGAATTCTTGGAAGCGCTCGTTTTCGATGACCTCGTTGTCGAGGAGCTGAGTCGTCGAGGTGATGCGGTCGTCGATGCCGAGAATCTGTGGCGCCTCGAAGCCGTACTGGAGCAGGATATCGTGTGCGAGACTGTGGAAAGTACTGATAGGTGCATCTCGGAGCGCAGCCATGCTGTACTCACAATGGCTAACAATTCGATCTTTCATCTCGTCGGCAGCGTTGTTCGTAAAGGTCAACAGGAGGAGGTCGTCGGGTTCGACGCTATTCTGATCGAGAACATTTGCGTAGCGTCGGGTGACAGTGAACGTCTTCCCCGTGCCAGCGCCCGCATCAACGAGGTAGGTGCCTTCGGTTGCGTCGATCAACTTCTGCTGTTGATCGTTGGGTGTAACGTCGGTCATCGGTCGACCCCCGTGGTCTCGGAAGTGGATGTCTGAGGGTCATCGGGGGTTGGGGACTGAGCGTGTTCCTCCGTGAGGATGAGGTCGCGGTGGTCAACCCGATCAA
Protein-coding sequences here:
- a CDS encoding UvrD-helicase domain-containing protein, producing MTDVTPNDQQQKLIDATEGTYLVDAGAGTGKTFTVTRRYANVLDQNSVEPDDLLLLTFTNNAADEMKDRIVSHCEYSMAALRDAPISTFHSLAHDILLQYGFEAPQILGIDDRITSTTQLLDNEVIENERFQEFTNRFIREHPEYEDYFRVLSDDSSLLGLIKQLAAKGVFPTREGWFRHGERYLDGDFEEFKECFIDANAPNEGKSGPTQSDLRSSLGGYGDNKCYLPDAPSETELRGEGGTKQIDTDWADRVFEEERSELKGFVHDLYFEYIEFALSRNYLNFSFLLLFAFALLCEDHGVREEFAFEYTMIDEFQDTSEIQFKLALLLAGTDNICVVGDWKQSIYSFQYASVDNIRHFEERLQQYRDELNDDSVRIEYPIDDVTEIELVENYRSTQEILDFSECSLTLPATQSEELDTEAIQERIVSLEANSEASHSRIEAITGDDEHEALLDRIQTIVGNTEYRIADGEAEGGFRPPEYDDIAVLTRTRRFGREFQKRASQYGFPMAYEGGVELFETDQALLLLAWLRILENDADRGWAVVLERAGYTIEEADQILERSVYPSNMKRFRDELASIETIGGIAHRVFERYGYDDAYADTLMTTLEEVFSSTHLNRGEVIQFIERSLEAESTHEVDDCPSADAVTVQTIHAAKGLEHPIVILANLNQYNFPSMGGGGDAIRYNDIVGLRQTKEYSTAHGLPHVYHSWRHDVRSSCLPREYDEERRLLYVAMTRAKDHLLFSAETAPSPFFENLPLKPARIEPDVQSAEADNTVQSHLQITVPKQTGPISQSPHSLIDDSVFEGVTNGEGTAFGQRVHEFAEQYILGEVDAPATGDTEEDEQNVQRLIDSLNGELHAEKSAYLPLTIGGEQVTISGVIDLLCVTPDEVTIIDYKTDRGQHAHSEYRKQISVYYHVVRQSFPDRDISASVLYTETGSQEPVESLTEAELKDLVQAEIANSQEVTLG